The proteins below are encoded in one region of Brassica napus cultivar Da-Ae chromosome A6, Da-Ae, whole genome shotgun sequence:
- the LOC106350878 gene encoding uncharacterized protein LOC106350878, with product MRREGRQHGIVRTYRILPPPPLNPRLVNSATPSTSSAVFTKLPSKPTRAHRRIWYGQVHWLRSNDMASSTSYKLLTCRIITRPGPRSVLDLTGLSDLNGNGDDFKEDKGGEAEDEMTNRENGHNSDKEVEDGSCGGYVDGSMSFYDVGMMMEHVLDHDDDEEEEDGWCLV from the coding sequence aTGAGACGAGAAGGTCGGCAACATGGTATTGTCCGAACTTACCGGATTCTTCCACCGCCACCGCTTAATCCAAGGCTGGTCAACTCTGCAACTCCATCCACATCCTCAGCAGTTTTTACCAAATTGCCATCGAAACCGACCAGAGCTCACAGGAGAATATGGTATGGCCAGGTGCATTGGCTGAGATCAAACGACATGGCTTCTTCGACCAGCTACAAACTCCTGACTTGTCGGATCATTACCAGACCCGGACCGAGATCAGTTTTGGATCTTACCGGTTTATCTGATCTTAATGGTAATGGCGACGATTTTaaagaagacaaaggaggagaagctgAAGATGAAATGACAAATAGAGAGAATGGACATAATAGCGACAAAGAAGTAGAAGATGGGTCTTGTGGCGGGTATGTTGATGGAAGCATGAGTTTTTACGATGTGGGGATGATGATGGAACATGTGTTAGATCACGAtgacgatgaagaagaagaagatggttgGTGTTTGgtctga